The following proteins are co-located in the Maridesulfovibrio sp. genome:
- the fliS gene encoding flagellar export chaperone FliS, whose amino-acid sequence MHKAAQAYLSTQVHTTSKGELLIMLYDAAIKFMKQAKVKINEKDYAAKGILISKAIEVISELTASLNKEKGGELAENLSRLYIYCNTRLLQANLKMDTEKLDEVIRIIDGIASAYREIIPTQEAQAAVPLQTTATASSGTTNVNRSFVNDAGYGMPKAHNMPAPNAMRLKKAANAYGGGA is encoded by the coding sequence ATGCACAAAGCCGCTCAAGCATACCTTTCAACTCAGGTCCATACCACTTCCAAGGGTGAACTTCTCATCATGCTTTATGATGCTGCAATCAAATTCATGAAGCAGGCCAAAGTGAAAATCAATGAGAAGGATTATGCTGCGAAAGGAATTCTTATTTCCAAAGCCATTGAAGTTATTTCTGAACTTACCGCCAGCTTAAACAAGGAAAAAGGCGGAGAACTGGCAGAAAACCTCAGCAGGCTCTATATTTATTGTAACACCAGACTGCTGCAGGCTAACCTGAAAATGGATACAGAAAAACTTGATGAAGTTATCAGGATTATAGACGGCATTGCTTCCGCTTACCGGGAAATTATTCCCACGCAAGAAGCTCAGGCTGCAGTTCCCCTGCAGACAACTGCGACCGCCAGCAGTGGCACAACCAACGTAAACCGCAGCTTTGTAAACGATGCAGGCTACGGAATGCCCAAAGCACATAATATGCCCGCCCCTAACGCCATGCGCTTGAAAAAGGCAGCAAACGCATACGGAGGCGGAGCATAA
- a CDS encoding glycosyltransferase family 4 protein — protein sequence MEEDRIRLLQVSPSLGLGGTEKVMQSFAVNLDRKIFHTAIYSPSNGPRGKLIREQGIETFVGTDLLTVLDRFQPHVVHIHRAGWAEPGSLRPFKLAKIPVLVETNVFGHHDPSPEGQLIDRHLFVSHFCAKRYAAVNSIPAVEPKYSVLYNPVDTDFFLKRCPHGRKIPTNSFGRISRADKGKWSSLALDFLPILKEQVKNQKLEPFQYRIIGGIPEAENYVADHNLEDLVYFLPPILTDSEIAEFLNSISFLVHANDTGESFGLVIAEAMAAGLPVITHPSKEMRDNAQLELVDHGKTGFVARNTQEFAQYVRFLLTNPQEARKMGENGRAKAAKLFRAQDIASKLGNIYLDLLKMKKAI from the coding sequence ATGGAAGAAGACAGAATCAGATTACTTCAGGTCTCCCCCTCACTGGGATTGGGAGGCACTGAAAAAGTCATGCAATCATTTGCAGTCAATCTGGACAGGAAAATTTTTCACACTGCGATCTATTCTCCCTCCAACGGCCCCCGGGGAAAACTTATCCGTGAGCAGGGAATAGAAACCTTTGTGGGAACTGATCTGCTCACCGTCCTCGATAGATTCCAACCACATGTCGTCCACATCCATCGTGCAGGCTGGGCCGAACCGGGGTCTCTGCGCCCTTTTAAATTAGCCAAAATTCCTGTTTTGGTTGAAACAAATGTGTTCGGACATCATGACCCGAGCCCCGAAGGACAACTAATTGACCGGCACCTTTTCGTTTCCCATTTCTGTGCTAAACGATATGCGGCAGTTAATTCCATACCTGCAGTGGAGCCGAAGTATTCCGTACTATACAATCCGGTAGACACCGATTTCTTTCTTAAAAGATGTCCGCATGGGCGAAAAATACCCACAAATTCGTTCGGAAGAATTTCCCGCGCAGACAAAGGCAAATGGTCGTCACTTGCTCTTGATTTCCTGCCGATCTTGAAAGAACAGGTAAAAAATCAAAAGCTGGAGCCATTCCAATACCGAATCATCGGTGGAATACCTGAAGCTGAAAATTATGTCGCTGACCATAATCTGGAAGATTTAGTTTATTTTCTCCCCCCGATACTGACTGACAGCGAAATTGCCGAATTTCTAAATTCCATAAGCTTTCTGGTTCATGCCAATGATACAGGGGAATCTTTCGGACTAGTCATTGCCGAGGCCATGGCTGCTGGACTTCCTGTCATAACCCATCCCAGCAAAGAAATGCGGGATAACGCACAATTGGAACTTGTCGACCATGGCAAGACCGGCTTTGTTGCCCGCAATACCCAAGAGTTTGCGCAGTACGTCCGCTTTTTGTTAACCAATCCACAGGAAGCACGAAAAATGGGAGAAAACGGACGGGCGAAAGCAGCTAAACTATTTCGTGCACAAGACATAGCATCTAAACTAGGCAATATTTATCTGGACCTGCTCAAAATGAAAAAAGCCATTTAA
- a CDS encoding glycosyltransferase — translation MLAKALAENKKTNQELLICDLYPEHIRTLTQNKLDQSHENCILLTDSSVWAILLLLIQNGYSASESHLILNPGLDGKSKNKHQNLQKLFSGSKQVSIPTQPLPCKISAAAILSPDEPQLEDFIRHFPDWITEIILVWDCIESAPVPKLQRFHRAEIINIHHPLDADFSAQRNRMLKNCSGEWIIYLDADERLHPESWDEIRLMTSCEACNGWYFPRMTFYPDQNHCRIGYGLWPDLQLRLFKNNCNLRFVNKIHEQLTGLQGASGILMDIPIHHLTHLLKSREKIESKLENFNLSTGGHFSHQLGSELPSIANNLLSPRKERKVGPLLLPDICMS, via the coding sequence TTGCTGGCAAAAGCGCTGGCGGAAAACAAAAAAACAAATCAAGAGCTCTTGATCTGTGATCTTTATCCTGAACATATTAGAACGCTTACGCAAAATAAATTAGACCAATCTCACGAAAACTGCATTCTGCTGACCGACTCATCAGTCTGGGCAATACTACTGCTCCTCATTCAAAACGGATACTCTGCCTCAGAATCTCATCTGATTCTCAATCCGGGGCTGGATGGTAAAAGCAAAAACAAACACCAAAACCTGCAAAAACTATTTTCCGGGAGCAAACAGGTATCCATCCCAACACAACCTTTGCCCTGCAAAATTTCTGCAGCGGCAATCCTCAGCCCTGATGAACCTCAGCTTGAAGACTTCATAAGACATTTCCCTGACTGGATTACTGAGATTATTTTGGTATGGGATTGTATAGAGTCAGCACCTGTCCCGAAGCTTCAAAGATTTCACCGGGCCGAAATTATTAATATTCACCATCCCCTTGATGCTGATTTTTCAGCACAGCGCAACCGCATGCTGAAAAATTGTTCCGGCGAATGGATCATATATCTTGATGCTGACGAAAGGTTGCATCCTGAAAGTTGGGATGAAATAAGATTGATGACATCCTGCGAGGCGTGTAATGGATGGTACTTTCCACGGATGACATTTTATCCTGACCAGAATCATTGCCGCATCGGCTACGGGCTTTGGCCGGACCTGCAACTCAGGCTTTTTAAAAACAACTGTAATCTCAGATTCGTAAATAAAATTCACGAGCAATTAACCGGATTACAGGGAGCATCCGGCATCCTAATGGACATTCCGATTCATCATCTAACTCATCTTTTGAAGAGCAGGGAAAAAATTGAATCTAAACTGGAAAACTTCAATCTTTCGACCGGCGGCCATTTCAGCCATCAGCTTGGCAGTGAATTACCAAGCATTGCAAATAATTTGCTTAGCCCCCGAAAAGAGAGGAAAGTAGGTCCATTGCTGCTTCCGGACATTTGTATGTCATAA
- a CDS encoding zinc-ribbon domain-containing protein, with product MKVTCPECDFSSEIPEDKIPATAQLATCPKCQAKFKFRDFEGESDPVPGLAPEDISHPAPEEEGYQDAAAYAQQHAQEQQPEGFGDEQPLPYDEQFNQQPETIQEEKIQEEKSDIWQRLDSMKPEEDLHEEDHGYETESYSEENEVPFENLEKYGFFPGLFLTIKQVILSPATFFRGMPLKGFLMPLFFFVILAEFQEICNFIWAMTGVDTSMGADVGRIMNDSMIADSLKDGTGPALMSLLLYPLMLAGISFPLIGMTHILLMIFGAGERGYQATFRATTYSYAPIILCIVPIVGDMIGALISVAISIIAYKNIHNTTYMRVVLSMVMPIVLLLVILGFYMQFNQPTI from the coding sequence ATGAAAGTTACTTGTCCCGAGTGCGATTTCAGCAGTGAAATTCCGGAAGATAAAATTCCGGCAACTGCCCAGCTTGCCACCTGTCCAAAGTGTCAGGCCAAGTTCAAATTCAGAGACTTTGAAGGGGAAAGCGACCCGGTTCCGGGATTAGCTCCGGAAGATATCAGCCATCCTGCCCCTGAAGAAGAAGGTTATCAGGATGCTGCAGCCTATGCTCAACAACATGCACAGGAACAGCAGCCCGAAGGATTCGGCGATGAACAGCCCCTTCCTTATGATGAACAATTCAACCAGCAGCCTGAAACGATCCAAGAGGAAAAGATTCAGGAAGAGAAGTCAGATATCTGGCAGCGTCTTGACTCCATGAAACCAGAAGAGGACCTTCATGAGGAAGATCACGGCTATGAGACTGAAAGCTACAGCGAAGAGAACGAAGTTCCGTTCGAAAATCTGGAAAAATACGGTTTTTTTCCCGGCCTTTTCCTGACCATCAAACAGGTAATCCTTTCTCCGGCCACTTTCTTTAGGGGCATGCCGCTCAAGGGTTTTCTGATGCCACTGTTCTTTTTTGTCATTCTGGCTGAATTTCAGGAAATCTGTAATTTTATCTGGGCTATGACCGGGGTTGACACTTCAATGGGTGCCGATGTCGGAAGAATTATGAACGATTCCATGATCGCAGACTCTCTGAAGGATGGAACCGGACCAGCCCTCATGTCCCTGCTCCTTTATCCGCTCATGCTGGCAGGAATTAGTTTTCCGCTGATCGGCATGACCCACATTCTGCTCATGATCTTCGGAGCAGGAGAACGCGGTTATCAGGCTACTTTCAGGGCAACCACATACTCATATGCCCCGATCATCCTCTGCATTGTCCCTATTGTAGGTGATATGATCGGCGCGCTGATCAGTGTGGCAATCTCCATTATTGCCTACAAAAATATTCATAATACAACATACATGCGAGTTGTGCTTTCAATGGTTATGCCTATTGTGCTACTGTTGGTCATTCTGGGCTTCTACATGCAGTTCAACCAGCCCACAATCTAG
- a CDS encoding OmpA family protein, whose translation MKKYLLILLLALSACTHFETQIATQSVYYQDTEVSLSQLMVYSRPEKPHYGPLSALFYPFHVTQTMYKGSDWGQLVAKGVWQNWTSLQVFPSMVYDDNLIYRGLDEALFTARSRGYDLLVVGFVPYLYLGHTVDDSAVSIQVKIYETKRGQLVCSFEQSGRIEKKMDDDFIFVKREHRMPDSAFYKIIQAIASDMAVPLTSWARYENTNQGMVAGLMPNMVQIQAPPQSGNSVSQGTSAEQKQPIAKPVSPKAAPAPVQSTNQAPKTQSKPRSINLAVQFDVDSSQIKPESYSLLNELGKALVSDRLKDKRVVIGGHTDSDASPEYNLKLSKERAEAVKKYLTENFPIAPQRIGTTGFGESNPLVPNTTKYNKLLNRRVQVSIAP comes from the coding sequence ATGAAAAAATATTTGCTGATCCTTTTGCTGGCTTTATCCGCCTGCACCCATTTTGAAACGCAGATCGCCACTCAGTCCGTCTACTATCAGGATACCGAGGTATCTCTGTCGCAGTTGATGGTCTACTCAAGACCGGAAAAACCGCATTACGGACCGCTTTCCGCACTTTTCTATCCTTTCCACGTAACCCAGACCATGTACAAAGGAAGCGACTGGGGACAACTGGTTGCAAAGGGTGTCTGGCAGAACTGGACCAGCCTGCAAGTCTTTCCATCTATGGTTTATGACGACAACCTGATTTACCGGGGACTGGATGAAGCCCTTTTCACAGCCCGTTCGCGCGGCTACGACCTGCTGGTAGTAGGATTCGTTCCATATCTCTATCTGGGACATACCGTTGATGATTCCGCTGTATCGATTCAGGTGAAGATCTACGAAACCAAACGAGGCCAACTGGTCTGCTCTTTTGAACAAAGCGGACGCATTGAGAAAAAAATGGATGACGATTTTATCTTCGTAAAGCGGGAACACCGTATGCCGGACTCTGCTTTCTATAAAATCATACAGGCCATAGCTTCAGACATGGCTGTACCGCTTACTTCATGGGCACGCTACGAGAATACCAACCAAGGCATGGTCGCAGGCCTGATGCCCAACATGGTGCAGATACAGGCTCCCCCGCAGAGTGGAAACTCCGTGTCTCAAGGGACATCTGCCGAACAGAAACAGCCTATTGCAAAACCGGTAAGTCCAAAGGCAGCACCAGCCCCCGTGCAGTCTACAAATCAAGCACCTAAGACGCAATCCAAACCGCGCTCAATCAACCTTGCTGTGCAGTTTGATGTGGATTCATCGCAGATAAAACCAGAATCTTACTCACTTCTGAATGAACTGGGTAAAGCCTTGGTCAGCGACCGCCTCAAAGATAAGCGCGTTGTGATTGGCGGGCATACTGATTCGGACGCTTCGCCGGAATACAACCTTAAATTGAGTAAAGAACGTGCTGAAGCAGTCAAAAAATACCTTACAGAAAATTTTCCCATTGCGCCGCAACGCATCGGTACAACAGGCTTCGGGGAATCCAATCCGCTGGTTCCCAACACTACTAAATACAACAAGCTGCTAAATAGACGTGTACAGGTATCTATCGCACCTTAA
- the ahbC gene encoding 12,18-didecarboxysiroheme deacetylase produces the protein MIGISKLYCGAVESSDALRYGRESGKLPSHLLQFSKDKKPVVVWNMTRRCNLKCVHCYAQAVDPDGQDEISTSKAKEIIDDLAAFGAPVMLFSGGEPLVRKDLVELASYATGKGMRAVISTNGTLITKEKARELKDVGLSYVGISLDGTEETHDKFRGVPGSYKKAIEGVENCKAEGLKVGLRFTINKRNWTEVPSIFKVLRELDVPRACFYHLVYSGRGSELIKEDLSHAETRQLLDLIMDETKALYDAGMPKEILTVDNHADGVYVYQRLLKEDPERAKEVLELLQFNEGNNSGRGIGCISWDGQVHADQFWRNHTFGNVLERPFSEIWMDENIELLHKLKDKKQHVGGRCATCRYLNICAGNFRARAEAYYDDIWAQDPACYLTDEEIKKD, from the coding sequence ATGATTGGTATTTCTAAACTTTACTGTGGTGCAGTAGAATCTTCCGACGCCCTGCGCTACGGTCGTGAGTCTGGCAAACTGCCTTCTCACCTTCTGCAGTTTTCCAAAGACAAAAAACCCGTTGTAGTCTGGAACATGACCAGACGCTGCAACCTTAAGTGCGTTCACTGCTACGCGCAGGCTGTTGATCCTGACGGACAAGATGAAATTTCCACTTCAAAAGCAAAAGAGATCATTGATGATCTCGCAGCATTCGGCGCCCCGGTAATGCTTTTCTCAGGCGGAGAACCTCTGGTACGCAAAGACCTCGTTGAGCTGGCAAGCTACGCTACCGGCAAAGGCATGCGTGCAGTTATCTCCACCAACGGCACCCTGATCACTAAGGAAAAAGCCCGCGAACTGAAAGACGTTGGTCTCTCCTACGTTGGTATATCCCTTGACGGTACCGAAGAAACCCACGACAAATTCCGCGGCGTTCCAGGTTCTTACAAAAAAGCTATTGAAGGTGTAGAAAACTGTAAGGCTGAAGGCCTGAAAGTCGGTCTGCGCTTCACTATCAACAAACGTAACTGGACTGAAGTTCCTTCCATCTTCAAAGTACTGCGTGAACTTGACGTTCCCAGAGCATGTTTCTACCATCTGGTGTACTCTGGCCGCGGTTCCGAACTCATCAAAGAGGATCTGAGCCACGCTGAAACCCGCCAGTTGCTCGACCTGATCATGGACGAAACCAAAGCTCTCTATGATGCAGGCATGCCTAAAGAAATCCTCACCGTTGATAACCATGCCGACGGTGTATACGTGTACCAGCGACTGCTGAAAGAAGATCCCGAACGCGCCAAGGAAGTCCTCGAACTGCTGCAGTTCAACGAAGGCAACAACTCCGGCCGCGGTATCGGTTGTATCTCCTGGGACGGTCAGGTTCACGCTGACCAGTTCTGGCGCAACCACACCTTCGGTAACGTTCTGGAACGTCCTTTCTCCGAAATCTGGATGGACGAGAACATCGAACTGCTGCACAAGCTTAAAGACAAGAAGCAGCACGTTGGCGGCCGCTGCGCTACCTGTCGTTACCTGAACATCTGTGCCGGTAACTTCCGTGCCCGCGCTGAAGCATACTACGACGACATCTGGGCTCAGGATCCTGCTTGTTACCTCACTGACGAGGAAATCAAGAAGGACTAG
- the hemB gene encoding porphobilinogen synthase yields MVFDFHRGRRLRRTPVIRDLIRETTLSADDLMMPYFVYETDDENFKKEVSSMPGQFQLSLKQLEIKVEEAVANGLKSLILFGIPAEKDPAGSQAYAEDGIVQQAVRLLKKRWPELLVCTDVCLCEFTSHGHCGLVKDETILNDATLDLLAKTALSHAKAGADMVAPSDMMDGRVAAIREILDENGFAELPLMSYAVKYASAYYGPFREAAEGAPQFGDRKTYQMDPANAREGLREAAADVIEGADILMVKPAGPYMDIIRQTRDNFDLPVAAYQVSGEYSMIKAAALNGWVDEESVVWESLIGLKRAGADLILTYFTEDVLKRLKEK; encoded by the coding sequence ATGGTATTCGACTTCCATCGGGGACGCAGACTCAGACGTACTCCCGTTATTCGTGATCTGATCAGGGAAACCACACTTTCCGCCGATGATCTTATGATGCCCTACTTCGTCTATGAAACAGACGATGAAAATTTCAAAAAAGAAGTTTCCTCCATGCCCGGCCAGTTTCAGCTCAGCCTGAAACAACTGGAAATCAAAGTAGAGGAAGCAGTTGCAAACGGTCTCAAAAGCCTGATCCTCTTCGGCATTCCCGCTGAAAAGGACCCCGCTGGCTCTCAGGCCTACGCCGAGGACGGCATTGTGCAGCAGGCCGTACGCCTGCTCAAAAAACGCTGGCCCGAACTGCTGGTCTGCACAGATGTATGCCTGTGTGAATTCACTTCCCACGGTCACTGCGGACTGGTTAAGGATGAGACCATCCTCAACGATGCAACCCTTGATCTACTGGCTAAAACAGCCCTCTCCCACGCCAAAGCAGGCGCGGACATGGTTGCTCCTTCTGATATGATGGACGGACGCGTCGCCGCTATCCGCGAGATTCTGGACGAAAACGGTTTTGCTGAACTGCCGCTCATGTCTTATGCGGTAAAATATGCATCAGCTTACTACGGTCCTTTCCGCGAAGCAGCTGAAGGCGCACCCCAGTTCGGTGACCGCAAAACCTACCAGATGGACCCGGCCAACGCCCGCGAAGGCCTGCGCGAAGCAGCAGCGGATGTTATCGAAGGTGCTGACATTCTTATGGTTAAACCAGCCGGACCGTACATGGACATCATCCGTCAGACCCGCGACAATTTCGATCTGCCCGTTGCGGCTTATCAGGTCAGCGGTGAATATTCCATGATCAAGGCTGCAGCCTTGAACGGCTGGGTGGACGAAGAATCCGTGGTCTGGGAATCACTCATCGGCCTGAAACGTGCCGGTGCTGATCTTATCCTGACCTACTTCACTGAAGACGTACTCAAAAGACTGAAAGAGAAATAA
- the ahbD gene encoding heme b synthase: MSDKKMTGGHPGGHPGGGHPGGKPGHPGGGHPGGHPGVHPIPQKNADGSPPLRLIAWEITRSCNLACKHCRAEAHPEPYPGELSTEEAKALIDTFPETGDPIIIFTGGEPLLRHDVFELVSYANDKGLRCVMAPNGTLLTAENSVQLKEVGIQRCSISIDAAESKYHDEFRGEVGAFDQAMKGIQYLKDAGIEFQINTTVTRNNLHMFKDIFKLAKDLGASAWHIFLLVPTGRAAELGAEVISAEEYEEVLNWFYDFQKTTDMQLKATCAPHYHRILRQRAKEEGIPVNFENFGLDAVSRGCLGGVGFCFISHRGQVQPCGYLDLDCGNVREIPFPEIWAKSPQFLNLRNPETYDGKCGHCEYEKVCGGCRARAQTMEGSYLGPEPLCSYEPKKKPKK, encoded by the coding sequence ATGAGCGATAAAAAAATGACAGGCGGACACCCCGGAGGTCATCCGGGTGGTGGACATCCCGGCGGTAAACCGGGTCACCCCGGTGGCGGACATCCCGGTGGTCATCCGGGCGTACATCCCATTCCCCAGAAAAACGCTGACGGTTCTCCTCCGCTGCGTTTGATTGCATGGGAAATTACCCGTTCCTGCAACCTTGCCTGCAAACACTGCAGAGCTGAAGCGCACCCTGAACCTTATCCGGGAGAACTTTCCACCGAGGAAGCAAAAGCGCTTATCGATACATTTCCTGAAACCGGTGACCCGATAATCATCTTTACCGGCGGCGAACCGCTGCTACGCCACGATGTTTTCGAACTGGTATCCTACGCCAATGACAAAGGTCTGCGCTGCGTAATGGCCCCCAACGGAACCCTGCTTACCGCAGAGAATTCCGTACAGCTCAAAGAAGTAGGCATCCAGCGTTGCTCCATCTCCATTGATGCTGCAGAATCGAAATACCATGATGAATTCCGCGGTGAAGTTGGCGCATTCGATCAAGCCATGAAAGGTATCCAGTACCTGAAAGATGCCGGAATCGAATTCCAGATCAACACTACTGTAACCCGCAACAACCTGCATATGTTCAAGGATATCTTCAAGCTCGCCAAAGATCTTGGAGCATCTGCATGGCATATCTTCCTGCTGGTACCCACCGGACGTGCAGCAGAGCTGGGTGCGGAAGTTATTTCCGCAGAAGAGTACGAAGAAGTTCTCAACTGGTTCTACGATTTCCAGAAGACCACCGACATGCAGCTCAAAGCGACCTGCGCACCGCACTACCACCGCATCCTGCGTCAGCGTGCGAAGGAAGAAGGTATTCCGGTCAACTTTGAAAACTTCGGCCTTGATGCTGTAAGCCGCGGTTGCCTCGGCGGTGTAGGATTCTGTTTTATTTCCCACCGTGGACAGGTTCAGCCCTGCGGATACCTTGATCTCGACTGCGGTAACGTGCGCGAGATTCCCTTCCCGGAAATCTGGGCCAAATCCCCGCAGTTCCTGAACCTTCGCAACCCAGAAACATACGACGGCAAATGCGGTCACTGTGAATACGAAAAAGTGTGCGGCGGTTGCCGTGCGCGCGCCCAGACCATGGAAGGCAGCTATCTTGGACCGGAACCGCTTTGTTCCTACGAGCCCAAAAAGAAGCCTAAAAAATAG
- a CDS encoding AsnC family transcriptional regulator, which translates to MDAVDKEILGIIQSHFPIVSRPYEEIGKLVGVSEDEALSRVNALREEGVIRRVGANFGSRELGWHSTLCAASVPEEKMDEFVAEVNRHSGVTHNYLRENDFNIWFTFIGPDKETVIATLDAITEKTGIRVLYLPATKLFKIKVDFDMKEDKEKK; encoded by the coding sequence ATGGACGCAGTAGATAAAGAGATTCTCGGCATCATCCAGTCCCACTTCCCCATTGTTTCACGCCCCTACGAGGAGATCGGGAAGCTGGTGGGAGTATCCGAAGACGAAGCGCTTTCAAGGGTCAACGCCCTACGCGAAGAAGGTGTAATCCGCCGCGTAGGCGCAAACTTCGGTTCCCGCGAACTGGGTTGGCATTCCACCCTGTGCGCAGCCAGCGTGCCTGAAGAAAAAATGGATGAGTTTGTAGCCGAGGTTAACCGTCACAGCGGCGTTACCCATAACTACCTGCGTGAAAATGACTTCAACATCTGGTTTACCTTCATCGGTCCGGACAAAGAAACCGTGATTGCCACTCTCGATGCTATTACCGAGAAAACAGGCATCCGCGTACTTTACCTGCCCGCGACCAAGCTGTTCAAGATCAAGGTTGATTTTGACATGAAGGAAGACAAGGAGAAAAAATAA